In the genome of bacterium, the window TCCGTGTGCATGTCAAGGAAAGCACAACGCGCATCACACAGCAAAATCATTTTGAAGCAATTTTTACGATTCAAATCAAGGGGAAGGACCATCTGCGCGAAATTATCACTGCCTTGCAAAAAGTTAAGAGCGTGATTTCAGTTTCCCGCCGATGAAGGAAAAATAGGAGGTACACCGATGCAATCAGTCATGAGCGGACGTGCGCCCAAACCCATTGGGCCTTATTCACAAGCGATTAAAACTGAAAAATGGCTTTATCTCTCCGGGCAGATATCGCTGGACCCGATTTCCGGAACCGTGGTAGGAGATAATATTAAGGAGCAGACCCGGCAGGTTTTTGAAAATCTCAAAGCGGTTTTGGCTGCCGGCGGTGCTAATTTTTCCCAGGTTGTGAAGATGACAATATATATGGCGGATCTCAAGGAATTTACTGATTTAAATGAGGTCTATGCCGAGTACTTTACCAAACCGTATCCTGCCCGGTCAACGGTCCAGGTGGCAGGGCTGCCCAAAGGTGCGCGGGTGGAAATGGATGCCGTCGCCTGGGTGGGGAAAGTAGAATAATGTTCACCGGGTGGATACGCGTCGATGTTTTTGCTTTTTACGGTAGGGAACGGTCGCGACCGCTCCCTACTACAATGTGGTGAATAAAAAAAAGCCCTGGGATGAAATCCCAGGGCCATACAGCATGCGGTCGGATTAAGAGACCACCTTTTTCACCTTGTTGGAACGCAAACAACGCGTACAGACATTGATGCGCCGGATCGTGCCGTCAATATTGGCACGGACTTTTTGAAGGTTAGGTTCCCAGCGACGCTTGGTATGCCGCATCGAGTGGGAAACTTTAAATCCGACTTGGGATGTTTTACTGCAAATTTCACATTTTATTGACATGTTGGTTTCACCTCTATAAAAAATCAGGGGTAAATTTATCATGTTCATTGACTCTTGACAAGGAAAAAAATGAAAAAAAACGAAAAAAATAATAAAAAATTATCCAATCCGGAAGCAATATTGTGGCTGCTTAAACCGCTCCGCCTGGAGATGAAGCAGGGGTGTACTGACCGGGCAGTTGCCGGAGGTATCGGGAAATGGCTTCCGCTGGTACAGGAAAAGCTGATTGCACAGGCTTTTCTTCCGGAAAAGGAGAGTGCCGCGCTTTTAAAACCTTTGCAAGGGTATGTGACAGATTCGCCGGAGGAGCGGAAGGTTAAAATTTCAGCGATTTTTTCAAGTGTGGAAAAATTGGGGACCCCGACGGCGCAAAGCCCATCTGAGGCAGCGCCGGCGGTAGAGGAACAGCCTAAAGAGGATGAGCGCGTGACTGAGTTGGGCATGCCGGTACAGTATCTCAAGGGGGTAGGTCCCAAACGGGCGGGGTATCTTAGAAAAATTAATATTGATTCAGTTATGGATTTACTTTGTCATTATCCCCGGGAGTGGCAGGACAGGACCCAACTGAGTAAAATTCATCAGGTGAAAGAGGATGAGCATGTCACCATCTGCGGGAAAGTACGCGCCAAACAAACGTTTACCATCCGCCGGGGACTGAATATCACCAAGGTTATTTTAGATGATCAAACCGGTCAGATTGCCGCGACATGGTTCAACCAGCCTTATATGCGGGAGCGATTTGAAGAAGGGCAATGGGTGTTGGCCTATGGCAAGGTCAGCTTCTCCCGCAGCTGGCAGATTATGAATCCGGATTTTGAGATTTTAGAAGGTTCCAGTGAGGACCAGATACATACCGGCCGCATTGCTCCCATGTATCCGCTGACAGAGCGGATTTCGCAGCGCGTGATGCGCAGCATGTTGTATTCACTGGTTCAGCATTTGCCAACACACTTTCCTGATGTTCTGCCGGATGCAGTTGTAAAAGATCAGGCTTTTCCTGCAGCGAAGGTAGCCTATCAGGATATTCATTTTCCACCGGATTTTCCGGCATTGGATCAGGCGCGTCGCCGCTTGGTTTTTGAAGAACTGTTTTTACAGCAAATTGCCGTCGCGCGTATGCGGGTTACTTATGGACGTGTTTTGGCCAAAGCATTGCAGACCCAAGGAGCGAAGGTGACCGCCTTTTTGGAAGCGCTGCCGTTTTCACTGACAGAGGCACAGGACAAGGCACTTAAGAAAATTTTTGAGGATCTCGGGAAGCCGCATCCCATGCACCGGCTGCTGCAAGGTGATGTGGGATCAGGGAAAACCGTGGTAGGGGCTGCCGCCATGTTGGCGGCAGTGGATAGCGGTGTGCAAGCTGCTTTGATGGCGCCGACTGAAATTTTGGCAACGCAGCACTATCTTGTGTTGAAAAAGTATTTTGAACCGCTCGGCATAACCCTGGAACT includes:
- a CDS encoding RidA family protein produces the protein MQSVMSGRAPKPIGPYSQAIKTEKWLYLSGQISLDPISGTVVGDNIKEQTRQVFENLKAVLAAGGANFSQVVKMTIYMADLKEFTDLNEVYAEYFTKPYPARSTVQVAGLPKGARVEMDAVAWVGKVE
- the rpmB gene encoding 50S ribosomal protein L28, giving the protein MSIKCEICSKTSQVGFKVSHSMRHTKRRWEPNLQKVRANIDGTIRRINVCTRCLRSNKVKKVVS
- the recG gene encoding ATP-dependent DNA helicase RecG; this translates as MKKNEKNNKKLSNPEAILWLLKPLRLEMKQGCTDRAVAGGIGKWLPLVQEKLIAQAFLPEKESAALLKPLQGYVTDSPEERKVKISAIFSSVEKLGTPTAQSPSEAAPAVEEQPKEDERVTELGMPVQYLKGVGPKRAGYLRKINIDSVMDLLCHYPREWQDRTQLSKIHQVKEDEHVTICGKVRAKQTFTIRRGLNITKVILDDQTGQIAATWFNQPYMRERFEEGQWVLAYGKVSFSRSWQIMNPDFEILEGSSEDQIHTGRIAPMYPLTERISQRVMRSMLYSLVQHLPTHFPDVLPDAVVKDQAFPAAKVAYQDIHFPPDFPALDQARRRLVFEELFLQQIAVARMRVTYGRVLAKALQTQGAKVTAFLEALPFSLTEAQDKALKKIFEDLGKPHPMHRLLQGDVGSGKTVVGAAAMLAAVDSGVQAALMAPTEILATQHYLVLKKYFEPLGITLELLTSGVKAVEKKRIHAGLADGTVAVLIGTHALTQEIVAFKTLGLVVVDEQHRFGVEQRALLRAKGEQPHTLVMTATPIPRTLALTAYGDLDVTVLDESPPGRMPISTQALAHGQSRMAYEKMNQAAQAGRQGYIIFPLIDESEKLDLKALTREYARLEKHVFTDKSLGLLHGRMTTPEKEIIMAAFKSGKIQILASTTVVEVGVDIPNATVMIIENADRFGLATLHQLRGRIGRGRHASYCYLIADPSTEEGRARLRIMCAVKDGFQLAEEDLALRGPGEFFGLRQHGLPDLKLANLIRDAAQIEIAKEHADRIIAKDRELELDENQALREAYFALYQDRESRARVG